ACGTGATTCAGCGCTTCCGCCCTTGACTCGGGGTCAGGTCTTGAATTACGACATCGGGCGTCGGCCGCCGAGGCCGGGCGACGTGGGATAGGTGCGGAAATGTATGAATGCAAGACCTGACCCCGGGGCACGTCACGGCCGCCTAGGTCAGATGCCCGTCCCGAAGCCTCCAGCCGCGCGCACGGTGGCGCCTTCGCCCATGTGCATGGCGGAGTGCATCACGGCGATGCTGGTCAGCACGGCGCGGCGGGGGCGGCCGGTGAAGCCCTTGACGAACGTCTCGGTGCGGTCGCCGAAGCAGCCGAGCGCGCCCGCTCGCTCGAGCGAGGCCGCCTCGAGGTTGCCCTCCCAGTCCTTATCTCCGTAGGCGCGCACGATTTCCTGAGTGCGCCGTCCGACCGCGTCGCGGTAATCGCGCAGGGCGGCGAGGTCAATCTTCTCGCTCAGCTCGGAAACCTCGGGCTTGGTCATGCCCATGCCGAAGTCGCGACGCGTAATCTTGAGACGCGGAAGCCAGCCATCGTCGAAGACCTGGTCGCGGCCGTTCACGATGATGTTGGTCATGATGTCTTCGGCGCGGGCGATGTGCCACATGAGCCAGGCAAGGGAGTTCAGATCCTCGCGCGGGCGCACCCGCATCTGGTCGTCGGTCAGGCCGCCGAAGGTCCGCTCGGCCAGCGACGCCTTGTTGCCGCCGACGGCGGCGGAGTGCACTGCGCCGTGCTCTTCGATGAGAAGGTCGCGCGCGTCCATGCTGGTCATCTCCTCCTGAGTCGTCGAGGTCGGGCATGCCACGGCGAAGTCGCCGGCGGGGCACAGCGTATCACCCCGATCAAGCCCGGGCGGCGCGGACCTTCTCGAGGACGGGCAGGATGTATTCGCGGAAGCGCGCCGGATTCTCGCTCATCGGGAAGTGGCCGAGCTCGTTCATGATGGCCGCCTCCGCGCCTTTGATCGTGGCGGCCGTGCGGAGGGTGTCCTCGGGCGTGCAGGAGAAATCGTAGCTGCCCGTGAGGAGATGGACGGGGCAGGCGCGGGTGTCGATTCCGGCGACCCGATCGCGGAAGTCGGAATCCACGCGGTAGAAGTAGAGGTCGCCCTTGAAGACGCCCGGGCCGCTCTGCATGTAGCCCCAGAGCGTCTCCCAGCGGTGCTCGTCTGGAGCCGGCGCGCCGACGAGCCCCGAGACCAGCGCGGCGCAGACCTCGCCGCCGTGGACATCGGGGCGGTGGAGCCACTCCGTGTCGTACCAGGGCGTCTGGTGGTCGGCGGCCTCGAGGCCGATGACCGCGCCCAGCTCGGCCGCGTGCTCCAGGGCGAGCTGGAGGACGATGCGGCCGCCCATCGAGCAGCCCATGACCACGGGCCGGTCGAGCTCCAGCGCGCGGCTGAAGGTCATGACGGCCTCTACGTAGGCCGCCGTCGTCAGCCTGTACTCTTCGTCTTCCCAGCCGACGGGCGGCGTGGACTTGCCGTGCCACGGCAGGTCGAAGGCGATGACGCGGAAGTGATCCGTCACCGCCGCATCGTTCATCAGGTGACGGAACTGTCTGCCGTCCGAGCCGGCGGTGTGGAGACAGAGCAGGGGGATGCCGTGCCCCGCTTCCTCGAAGTACACGCGGCAGGAACGCCCTCCGAGCGTCAGGTGGACGTAGCGGCCGACTATCGGCTCGATTCGCGCGGCCATCTCAGGCGCTCCTCGCGAGGCGCCGGGGCGTCTCGAGAACTTCCTTGATGTAGCGCAGGTTGGCCATGAGGGGAAGGAGATCGCCCTCGATGCGCGCGTGGCCGAAGCGTGTCAGGGCGAAGAGGTCGTGGTAGCCCGGACGCGGCACGGGCTGCCAGAACTCCCGCCACGCCTCTTCAACGGCGCGGATGGCGAACCGCCAGGGGCGCATCGACGCGGGCCCCAGCGTCACCGATGCGATGCGGCCCTGTTCCACGGACACGTGGTATGCCACGTCGCCCACCTCGACGAGGAAGTCGCACGTGAGGAACCGGCCGCGGCGCACGAGCGCCGCGTCGCCGTTGACCAGCCCGGGAAGCCTGTCGATCATGGCCCTGTCTCCTTCGGCTGTTGTCCTCGAACGCGCCGCAGTCTATCATCGGCCGCCGTGTCCCTGATCGCCATCGACGCGTTGAAGCGAGTCAAGTACTTCCGGAGCCTGAGCGCGGCCGAGCTCGCGCGCCTCGCGCGGCGCTGCCGCCAGCGCGCTCTCAAGCGAGGGGAGCACGCGTTCGAGGCGGGCGATCCGTGCCACGGCCTTCTCGTCGGCGCCGAGGGCGCCGTGGAGATGCGGCAGATCTCGCCGCGCGGCCGCGAGCAGGTGCTGCATGCCGAGGGCGCCGGCGCCACGCTGGGCGAGGCCCCGCTCTTCGACGGCCAGGGCTATATCGCCTCGGCCGTCGCCATCGCGCCGACGCGGCTCGTGTTCGTTCCCAGGGAGGCCGTGCTCGACCTCTGCCGACACCATCTGGCCGTCGCGCTGTCCATGCTCGAGGCGATGGCGAGACGGGTGCGAAGTTTTGCCGGGCTCGTCGAGGATCTGGCCTTCCGCCAGGTCACCGAGCGCCTGGCGCGCCACCTCGAGGCGAGTGCCGCCGCGTC
This DNA window, taken from Candidatus Methylomirabilota bacterium, encodes the following:
- a CDS encoding alpha/beta hydrolase, encoding MAARIEPIVGRYVHLTLGGRSCRVYFEEAGHGIPLLCLHTAGSDGRQFRHLMNDAAVTDHFRVIAFDLPWHGKSTPPVGWEDEEYRLTTAAYVEAVMTFSRALELDRPVVMGCSMGGRIVLQLALEHAAELGAVIGLEAADHQTPWYDTEWLHRPDVHGGEVCAALVSGLVGAPAPDEHRWETLWGYMQSGPGVFKGDLYFYRVDSDFRDRVAGIDTRACPVHLLTGSYDFSCTPEDTLRTAATIKGAEAAIMNELGHFPMSENPARFREYILPVLEKVRAARA
- a CDS encoding Crp/Fnr family transcriptional regulator, whose amino-acid sequence is MSLIAIDALKRVKYFRSLSAAELARLARRCRQRALKRGEHAFEAGDPCHGLLVGAEGAVEMRQISPRGREQVLHAEGAGATLGEAPLFDGQGYIASAVAIAPTRLVFVPREAVLDLCRHHLAVALSMLEAMARRVRSFAGLVEDLAFRQVTERLARHLEASAAAS
- a CDS encoding DinB family protein; the protein is MDARDLLIEEHGAVHSAAVGGNKASLAERTFGGLTDDQMRVRPREDLNSLAWLMWHIARAEDIMTNIIVNGRDQVFDDGWLPRLKITRRDFGMGMTKPEVSELSEKIDLAALRDYRDAVGRRTQEIVRAYGDKDWEGNLEAASLERAGALGCFGDRTETFVKGFTGRPRRAVLTSIAVMHSAMHMGEGATVRAAGGFGTGI